The Salinibacterium sp. M195 genome includes a window with the following:
- a CDS encoding Lrp/AsnC family transcriptional regulator: MPQLDDLDRRLLAALRADARESIASLARRLEVTRATVNSRIDRLVNEGTVLGFSVRIREDRDPSFIRAISFIEVEGRSTDAVIAKLRGLPEIHELHTTNGGWDLVADIRTDSLSNFDRVLARMRNVEGVVNSETSLLLSSALL; encoded by the coding sequence ATGCCTCAATTGGATGATCTGGATCGTCGCCTTCTCGCCGCGCTGCGAGCCGATGCACGCGAGTCCATCGCGAGTCTCGCCCGCCGCCTTGAGGTCACCCGCGCGACCGTGAACAGCCGCATTGACAGGCTCGTTAACGAAGGAACAGTGCTCGGTTTCTCGGTGCGGATCCGCGAAGATCGCGACCCATCCTTCATTCGTGCAATCTCCTTCATCGAGGTTGAGGGACGCTCGACGGATGCCGTCATCGCCAAACTGCGAGGCTTGCCCGAAATCCATGAACTCCACACCACCAACGGTGGCTGGGATCTCGTCGCCGACATCCGCACTGACAGCCTCAGCAACTTTGACCGGGTGCTGGCCCGGATGCGCAACGTTGAGGGAGTTGTTAACAGCGAGACCAGTTTGTTGCTCAGCTCAGCCTTGCTGTAG